DNA from Fusarium verticillioides 7600 chromosome 4, whole genome shotgun sequence:
CCCCGAGCATACATCCGCTAATGTTGATCCAAGCCTCGACGTGTCGCTCAACCCAGTCCTGACCACCACGGCCTCCCCTCTCTGATTGCACCCAGTGGAAAAAGTAGAACAAGACCTGACTGCCCATGCTGTGCGATGCTAAGACAACTTTTCTGTTGTCCACCTCCAGCGCAACTTCGATGTGTGATTTGAGTCGGGTGAAATATCGGTCTCGCACCTCGAGGTTCGGGTAGGACAAGCGCCAATCATAAGCAGCTGTGAAGGAGTTTGTCGGGTCGTAGCCAACCGAAGCAAgattctcaaagatcttgctcCAAATCCAATAAcctgtgatgaagaaatcGGTGGCATCGAAGCCCTGGGCAGCTCTTAGTTTGACGTTTGGCGGATCAAGTCCAGTCCTCTTATCAAGCATCACATGCTTCTTCCAGACCTCCTTGTCCATGACCAAGGCTTTCATCATGGTCCAGCTTCCCCAAAGCCGCTTCCTGAAGTAAGCCTTTGAGATATTGGCGGTTCCCCAAGACTCGAGTCCAGTCGAAATAACGCCTGGTATCATAATCATGGGATGGTGTGCTTCAAGACCTTCAGCCCGTGCTTTGGTTCCGACAGAGAAAGGCTCATATGATTCTGCAAAGTCGCGCTCGCCTTGGATCAGATCGCGCATGTCCTTGACCAATCCAGCTGGCAGAGCATCTAATAGGTTGTCCATGGACAAGTCGGTGAACTCGGGAAGGTCGATAAGGTCATTGCTGGAAGCGAAAAATCCGGCGGCGATTATTCCAAACAAACtaccaagaaagaaaatgaaggTATTGCGGCGCTTCCGAGTCTTTGGAACGGCGTGCTCGACAACACGAACGTGCGTTGTCGGGTCGGTCGCTGAGGTTTCCTCCCTTGTAGTATCATCGCTCTCGTTCGTTCTCgtatcttcatcttggcccTGAACATTTCGGCGCCGTAGGTTTTTCGCCATGTTGTCGACCTAAGCAAGAACAAGCCTCCGCGAGGCGTCGTCTTATTTAGTCAGTTGTTTGGGAGGGGAAAAAACACCACCGACCAAGATAGACTAGGGGGATTTTTGGAGTTTTGAGAAATGTCGCTCGTAGCTATGACGCCCATAGACACCGGTCTACTTTAAGTTGGGTGCGGGTGGGCGCGTGCTCTAAATCTAAAACAAAAAACGGGGTGGTCGCAAAGTCCGAAGTCTAGAGAATATCGTATCATCTGTCAGCGGAAGTTGTAGAGTAAACATACCGACTGATCTAATTTGATACGGGAGAAAACATCTGTTGAACGATAGTGGGAGTATCAAAGCCACGCACCGTGGTACGTAATTATGAAAGAGTTGCTCCATGTTTGGAAGTCGCGTGCATCACATGAAAATTGTCAAGTGTCTAGGAGGTAGGGAGGGAGCTCATTCAAAGGACATGCTTGCCGTTCCTGATAGGCAGGAACCTGacgtcaaagccaagataaGGCTACTAATCTTAAAATGCCGAGCGGATGAAACGGAAGAGGCCGAAATCACAAAGTCAAGCGTCTTTCTCTCATTCAAGGGCTCCCATTCCTTGAGAAAGGGATATATACACGTTATGGAGTTTAGAGCTGTCATTATCACATGCTTGAACTtcgaatgatgatgaaaggaCACAGACCATTTCTCcatgtctcttctctccctctccctaAGACAGTTCAAATTGACTTTACCCAAGTTAAAGACGCATTTGTCCATCGCTTATATCGGCTTGATCAGACCACCCTCCACTGTAAACGATGCAATGCCTCACTCAGCTAGAGCCACCTCATGCAGGACCTTTTCTATTCCAATGCCCCCGCTCTCCCCTCCACAAAACCATCAGAAAAAAGCTCTAAAATAGCGTCCTTGGCTTCTGCAGCACAGCGGAATCCCTGCCAACGGCCCTGCGTGCCTTGCCCTCGTGGCCATGTGCATCAATTCTTTGGTGCGGTTTACCAAACCCGGCCTGGCAATCTACTGTTGGAGGCGCTGGCTGTGATACCTCCAATGCATTGCATATTGCCACTCCCAGCCCCaaatcttgagatcttccCACCCTCTTTCTTGAGTTAATGGCTCTTATCCATTGGAGCTCAGCTCAAGTCCTTGACCCCTTGTAGGCCAGCACTTAGTCTACCCCTCACACCGATACCGGGTTGAGTCTCCATTTCTGCCTGCCCCTCTTTAGGTGTCAAGTCAAGATCTGGTTTTAAACCTTGAGACGCCCATATCTAACATCTTACCCaaacatcaacttcaacacaactctactctactctactaCCGCAGCTCTCAACAGCATAACTGATCGTCCAGAATCAGTCTGGTCTCTTCTATCTTCTTTAAACCCCCATAGTCCCATGGCCCCTACCAAAATCGACGATCTTCCTGGCGAGTTGCGCTACGTACAATATGAACATGCCCTCGAGGCTCAGTATTTACCCGCTATCCGGGCATTGATCTCAAAGGACTTGAGTGAGCCTTACAGCATCTATGTATATCGTTATTTCTTATGCCAGTGGGCACATCTCTGCTTCATGGTGAGAATAATTCACCCTCAAGTCGATTCCAGTGTAGTTATCTGACAAATAGTCCTCAGGCACTGAACCCAGTCGACTCATCTCTCATCGGTGTTATAGTGTGCAAGCTGGAAGTCCATGCTTCGCACTCCAACCCCACTCGAAGAGGCTACATCGCCATGTTGGCCGTTGCTTCTGACTTCCGTGGCCATGGTATTGCGACAAccctcgtcaagaaggccatcgaCGCCATGACCAAGCGCAATGCGGACGAAATTGTCCTCGAGACTGAGGAGACCAACGTCGCTGCTATGCGATTGTACGAACAGCTCGGTTTCTTGCGCACTAAGAAGCTACACCGATACTACCTCAACGGCAACAGTGCATATCGACTTGTTCTGCCGCTCAAGTACATCGACCTTGACGCCAGCGCCAATGACCTTGAAATCATTGATGTATAAGCTTTCACGGCTAAATGGGCATTTATAGTATTTTTCACGGGGTTCAGTGATGGGAAGCCATTGATGGACATGGGCGGACAAATTGAGCACAGGTCAGCGACAGCATTTAAGCGTCATGCGGAATTAGCATCTCTTGGAATCATGGGCGTTTAGGATATTGGTTATGAAGGTCATGACGATACGATCCTGttcttttttgtttctctctaCATTATGCACTCGGATTCTTGATTTTGATCCTCCATACACGATGGAACATTCCCTCTTGTTCTGCCTGGCCAGATGAGTCATTTGTTGTGCGCCGTTAGGTCTGGAAGATGTCAGATGACTTATAGATCGACGCTTTCAGACCCCAGGGAT
Protein-coding regions in this window:
- a CDS encoding ribosomal-protein-alanine N-acetyltransferase, with the translated sequence MAPTKIDDLPGELRYVQYEHALEAQYLPAIRALISKDLSEPYSIYVYRYFLCQWAHLCFMALNPVDSSLIGVIVCKLEVHASHSNPTRRGYIAMLAVASDFRGHGIATTLVKKAIDAMTKRNADEIVLETEETNVAAMRLYEQLGFLRTKKLHRYYLNGNSAYRLVLPLKYIDLDASANDLEIIDV
- a CDS encoding phospholipid:diacylglycerol acyltransferase, encoding MAKNLRRRNVQGQDEDTRTNESDDTTREETSATDPTTHVRVVEHAVPKTRKRRNTFIFFLGSLFGIIAAGFFASSNDLIDLPEFTDLSMDNLLDALPAGLVKDMRDLIQGERDFAESYEPFSVGTKARAEGLEAHHPMIMIPGVISTGLESWGTANISKAYFRKRLWGSWTMMKALVMDKEVWKKHVMLDKRTGLDPPNVKLRAAQGFDATDFFITGYWIWSKIFENLASVGYDPTNSFTAAYDWRLSYPNLEVRDRYFTRLKSHIEVALEVDNRKVVLASHSMGSQVLFYFFHWVQSERGGRGGQDWVERHVEAWINISGCMLGAVKDLTAVLSGEMRDTAQLNPFAIYGLEKFLSKEERAEIFRGMPGISSMLPIGGNAVWGNLTWAPDDLPGQNRSYGSLLNFRVGSNWTTPDRNFTVEEGLSYLLNTTEDWYQDQLKGSYSRGIAHTIAEVEANELDPKKWINPLETRLPLAPSLKIYCFYGVGKPTERGYYYRSPDQPLVTNLNITMDTGFTEGDVDHGVIMGEGDGTVNLLSTGYMCNHGWNMKRYNPAGVKVTVVEMPHEPERFNPRGGPRTADHVDILGRYNLNELLLRVAGGKGDTITNYVVSNIKEYASRVKIYDDHHEENEEEKRKS